In Candidatus Hydrogenedentota bacterium, a single window of DNA contains:
- a CDS encoding glycosyltransferase family 2 protein gives MSTITVLTLIPNAGDRLARCLESVQWADDIFCIVDPKTSDGSDEVARKYSSHVVTHEYVNKADQCNWAIPQIETEWTLVLDADEWVSPELAARIQAVIKSPDSCDGYKIKRLSYFFGKLIMHCGWDHDYNVRLFRTKKGRYRVQRVHATIDVDGTMGRIDEVMYHDEKRNFEEYFRTFQRFTTWSAEDLLERGKRARFTDLTFRPILRFIKMFVLRQGFRDGMHGVVLCGLAAFSVFTKYAKLWDLQRKKA, from the coding sequence ATGAGCACCATCACCGTCTTGACCCTCATCCCCAATGCGGGAGACCGCCTAGCGCGCTGCTTGGAAAGTGTGCAGTGGGCGGACGACATCTTTTGTATAGTTGACCCGAAGACTTCGGACGGCTCGGATGAGGTCGCTCGGAAATACTCGTCGCACGTGGTCACGCACGAGTATGTGAACAAGGCAGACCAGTGCAATTGGGCCATCCCGCAGATCGAAACGGAGTGGACGCTGGTGCTGGATGCGGACGAGTGGGTGTCGCCTGAGTTGGCGGCGCGCATTCAGGCAGTCATCAAGTCGCCGGACAGTTGCGACGGGTACAAGATCAAGCGCCTCTCGTATTTCTTCGGCAAGTTGATCATGCATTGCGGCTGGGACCACGACTACAACGTCCGTTTGTTTCGCACGAAGAAGGGCCGCTATCGCGTGCAACGCGTGCATGCGACCATCGACGTCGACGGCACGATGGGCCGCATCGATGAAGTGATGTACCACGACGAGAAGCGCAATTTCGAGGAGTATTTCCGGACCTTTCAGCGGTTCACGACATGGTCCGCGGAAGATCTGCTGGAACGCGGCAAGCGCGCGCGGTTTACCGATCTCACGTTCCGCCCGATACTGCGTTTCATCAAGATGTTCGTGTTGCGGCAAGGGTTTCGCGACGGCATGCACGGTGTCGTACTCTGCGGACTCGCGGCGTTCAGCGTGTTCACGAAGTACGCGAAACTCTGGGACCTTCAGCGCAAGAAGGCGTAG
- a CDS encoding Fic family protein, whose amino-acid sequence MPSRITGNFVDTVIYGDECRAFVPFPLPPEPPLSIDSGLQAILDEAHVALGRLDGAVAQLSDSSLFLYCYVRREAVLSSQIEGTQSSLSDFLLFESDAQPGVPLVDVTEVSNYVAALELGMTRIRAGEAITASLLRDLHAVLLRSGRGSEKGPGSFRIEPNWIGGSRPRDAVYVPPPNREVPRLIADLEGFISQKNGGVSAIVRSAMAHVQFETIHPFLDGNGRVGRLLFPLILCSAGILSQPMLYLSLFFKRNRQEYYALLQRVRLEGDWESWIHFAGRGIVETANSCVQLSRSILSLFESDNIRIQSEAGRRAETALRAFKALQTRPIVGLPELVRLTGLTAPTAASAMRMLESAGIVQEVTGRRYNKRYSYGAYVALINEGTELA is encoded by the coding sequence ATGCCCTCACGAATCACTGGCAATTTCGTAGATACCGTCATCTATGGTGATGAGTGCCGTGCTTTTGTTCCATTCCCGCTCCCGCCAGAACCGCCTCTCTCAATCGATTCGGGCCTGCAGGCCATACTCGACGAGGCACACGTAGCCTTGGGACGATTGGACGGTGCGGTGGCGCAGTTGTCGGACTCGTCCTTGTTCCTCTACTGCTACGTTCGGCGCGAGGCGGTCCTTTCATCGCAAATCGAGGGCACCCAGTCCTCGCTGTCCGATTTCCTCCTGTTTGAGAGCGATGCTCAGCCGGGCGTGCCCCTCGTGGACGTGACCGAGGTATCGAATTACGTGGCCGCGCTGGAACTCGGCATGACCCGGATTCGCGCAGGGGAAGCCATCACGGCCAGCCTTCTTCGGGACCTGCATGCGGTTCTGCTGCGTAGCGGCAGGGGTAGCGAGAAAGGCCCAGGCTCGTTCAGAATAGAACCCAATTGGATTGGCGGCAGCCGACCACGCGATGCTGTATACGTTCCCCCGCCCAACCGCGAGGTACCGCGCCTCATAGCGGACTTGGAGGGTTTCATCAGTCAAAAGAATGGAGGAGTGTCGGCCATCGTCCGCTCAGCAATGGCCCACGTTCAATTCGAGACCATCCACCCCTTTCTCGATGGCAATGGACGCGTCGGCAGATTACTGTTTCCGCTGATATTGTGCAGCGCAGGAATATTGTCGCAGCCGATGCTCTACCTGAGTCTCTTCTTCAAGCGGAACAGACAGGAGTATTACGCACTGCTGCAACGTGTCCGGCTTGAGGGAGACTGGGAGTCCTGGATTCACTTCGCAGGACGGGGAATCGTCGAAACAGCCAATTCCTGCGTTCAACTATCGCGCTCGATACTATCTCTGTTCGAAAGTGACAACATCCGCATTCAATCCGAGGCCGGACGCCGCGCCGAAACCGCGCTACGCGCATTCAAAGCGCTGCAAACGAGACCCATAGTTGGGCTTCCCGAGCTGGTGCGTCTCACGGGCTTGACTGCGCCTACCGCAGCCTCGGCCATGAGGATGCTGGAATCCGCCGGAATTGTGCAAGAGGTGACCGGTCGCCGCTACAATAAACGCTATTCGTACGGGGCGTATGTCGCCCTTATCAACGAAGGCACCGAACTCGCATAA
- a CDS encoding inorganic pyrophosphatase, producing the protein MHSAISVDDFTNVMGHLFTSHPWHGIPIGDKAPEVVTTYIEMTPTDPVKYEIDKNSGLLKVDRPQRYSSVCPTLYGFVPQTYCGARSADFCSQKTGRPDIVGDRDPLDICVLTEKPIRKSNILLQAIPIGGLRMLDGNEADDKIVAVMVNDEAFGDLRNINECPPRLLERLRHYFLTYKQAPDSKEAVCEITHVYDRAEALEVIRRSREDYLSKYSAIAEIVTKLFAS; encoded by the coding sequence ATGCATTCCGCTATTTCTGTCGATGATTTCACCAATGTCATGGGACATCTCTTTACTTCGCATCCGTGGCACGGCATACCCATCGGAGACAAAGCCCCGGAAGTCGTCACCACGTATATCGAAATGACGCCGACCGACCCCGTGAAATACGAGATAGACAAGAATTCCGGATTGCTCAAAGTGGATCGCCCCCAGCGCTATTCCAGTGTGTGCCCCACACTGTACGGCTTTGTCCCGCAGACGTATTGCGGCGCGCGGTCGGCGGATTTCTGCTCGCAGAAGACCGGCCGGCCCGACATCGTGGGAGACCGCGACCCGCTCGATATCTGTGTGTTGACGGAAAAGCCCATTCGCAAGAGCAACATCTTGCTGCAGGCCATCCCGATTGGCGGACTTCGCATGCTGGACGGTAACGAAGCGGACGACAAAATCGTGGCCGTGATGGTGAACGACGAGGCCTTCGGCGATTTGCGCAACATTAACGAGTGCCCGCCCCGGCTGCTGGAGCGCCTGCGCCACTATTTCCTCACCTACAAGCAGGCGCCGGACTCGAAAGAAGCCGTCTGCGAAATCACGCACGTCTACGACCGCGCCGAAGCGCTCGAAGTTATCCGCCGGAGCCGGGAAGACTATCTGTCAAAATACTCGGCAATCGCGGAAATTGTCACGAAATTGTTCGCTTCCTGA
- a CDS encoding outer membrane lipoprotein-sorting protein, whose protein sequence is MDRTERTASDVLAEMARVYETCQTYRDKGQATSVYADDGRERHDEMVFRTAFVRPDRFRFELRFRFDESARWRCCIVWVSGEEVQTVDHNGPLAQLIQDALAKDATVPNSHKTDSFRMSLNMAIGAATGVSGGSAHIVPAMLLPELIGGARMTDLQNPRLLVSEMYERSYCYVVEGQTPNGSIKTLWIDQTSYLLRKVETRRASAPDGTPSVVVYEPQINVAIPESELVCGTTSD, encoded by the coding sequence ATGGACCGTACCGAACGAACCGCAAGCGACGTGCTCGCGGAGATGGCGCGCGTCTACGAGACGTGCCAGACGTACCGAGACAAGGGGCAGGCGACCTCGGTCTATGCCGACGACGGTCGCGAGCGTCACGACGAAATGGTGTTTCGCACGGCCTTCGTGCGGCCCGACCGGTTCCGCTTCGAGTTGCGGTTCCGGTTCGACGAAAGCGCCCGGTGGCGCTGCTGCATCGTGTGGGTCTCGGGTGAAGAAGTACAGACCGTTGACCACAATGGCCCGCTCGCGCAACTTATCCAAGACGCCCTCGCGAAAGACGCGACCGTCCCCAATTCGCATAAGACCGACAGCTTCCGGATGAGCTTGAACATGGCAATCGGCGCGGCCACCGGCGTATCGGGTGGCTCGGCGCACATCGTCCCGGCAATGCTGCTTCCCGAATTGATCGGCGGAGCACGCATGACCGATCTTCAGAACCCGCGCTTGTTGGTAAGTGAAATGTACGAACGCTCGTACTGCTATGTCGTCGAGGGGCAGACACCAAACGGCTCCATCAAGACGCTCTGGATCGATCAGACTAGCTACTTGTTGCGCAAGGTGGAAACGCGCCGCGCCTCAGCCCCGGATGGAACGCCTTCCGTTGTCGTCTACGAACCACAGATCAACGTTGCCATCCCCGAAAGCGAACTGGTCTGCGGCACGACCAGCGACTAG
- a CDS encoding histone deacetylase: MARTGYVFRKEGLLHDTGPGHVERIARLEAVRDAFAAAKLNPPEIASGPASREDLLRIHREDHIAAIEKTCAEDGDYPDVDTTMGKGSWEAALTAAGAAIGACRAVVDNEVDNAFVAVRPPGHHAEADHAMGFCLFNNVAIAARWLQVEAGIKKIAILDWDVHHGNGTQHSFYEDDTVYYASIHQHPLFPGTGFPSERGKNNTNLNVQMTWGNGPGEWIAAMEKHVLPEFARFDPDFLLISCGFDAHRLDPLASQRLDVATFVHLTEMVKPIAGGKIVSVLEGGYHLEALAESAVAHFKALQA, from the coding sequence ATGGCGCGAACGGGATATGTCTTCCGTAAGGAAGGGCTGCTGCACGACACCGGGCCGGGGCACGTGGAGCGGATAGCACGGTTGGAGGCCGTCCGCGATGCGTTTGCCGCCGCAAAGCTGAATCCGCCCGAAATTGCCAGCGGACCGGCCAGTCGCGAGGACTTGCTGCGCATCCACCGCGAAGATCACATCGCGGCCATCGAAAAAACCTGCGCCGAGGACGGCGACTATCCCGATGTGGACACCACCATGGGGAAAGGCTCCTGGGAAGCGGCATTGACGGCGGCGGGAGCGGCCATCGGGGCATGCCGGGCCGTCGTGGACAATGAGGTGGACAACGCCTTTGTGGCGGTGCGTCCGCCGGGGCACCACGCGGAAGCGGACCACGCGATGGGGTTCTGTCTGTTCAACAACGTGGCGATTGCGGCACGGTGGCTGCAGGTCGAAGCGGGTATCAAGAAGATTGCCATTCTCGATTGGGACGTGCATCACGGCAACGGTACGCAGCATTCGTTCTACGAGGACGACACGGTGTATTACGCGAGCATCCACCAGCACCCCCTGTTTCCCGGAACGGGATTCCCAAGCGAGCGTGGAAAGAACAATACGAACCTTAACGTGCAGATGACGTGGGGAAACGGGCCGGGGGAATGGATTGCGGCCATGGAGAAGCACGTCCTGCCGGAGTTCGCGCGATTCGATCCGGATTTTCTGCTGATATCGTGCGGGTTTGACGCGCATCGCCTGGACCCGCTCGCTTCGCAGCGGCTGGATGTTGCCACGTTTGTGCACCTGACAGAGATGGTGAAACCAATCGCAGGCGGAAAGATCGTGTCGGTGCTGGAAGGCGGTTACCACCTTGAAGCGCTCGCCGAATCGGCAGTGGCGCATTTCAAGGCGCTTCAGGCTTGA
- a CDS encoding DNA polymerase III subunit alpha, which translates to MEGTAGVRQLVARAVEYGLRALALTDTAGLYGAVPFYRAAAEAGIKPLLGAALGDAVVIARNRGGYAQLCRIVTAYHLTPDFDLADQIFDDSVLVLTADLGLAKELTKHGVRPLVAVTHYGDARSRYRAERVRAFAHENALRPVAVNPVYFLERSHISTHRVLAAIRLNATVDTLRPGDTAPEGAWFRSPAEMEHLYGEWPETLDNIEWVVEQCNLELEFGTPRFPEMELPDNETPFSYLWKLAFDGLKSRYQPLNPELTQRLHYELDVIHRLGFAPYFLIVADIVRHAREHGIPIVGRGSAANSLVAYALGITRADPFKYDLYFERFLNLSRTDCPDIDLDICWRRRDDVIDYVYKRYGADRVAMIATFNTFQARSAVREIAKAFGMPEEQANAVTRQLPHYHAGDIRAVVKHLPESRGLRIDEEPLKSIIAMSEFIDGFPRHLSIHSGGLVIAPHTITDFVPLQRAAKGILITQYDMGPIEELGLVKMDLLGHRSLTVIDETVQKVWDNRRIRVNVERLPDPDPLTANLIRAGRSIGCFQIESPAMRALLRHTLANNTDMLIKTLSLVRPGPSGSGMKKRFIDRHLGKEPTVYLHPSLEQVLGDTYGVMLYQEDILKVASVIAGMDLAEADALRRAMTKKRHPVAMAKNMKLFIEKATANGVSREVAEEIWGLIANFAKYSYCKAHACTYGEIAYQCTYLKAHYPAEFLASVLSNRGGYYHPAVYLEEAKRLGVPILPPDVNRSRFGYTVEGEAIRVGFVEVRNLSYAAVEAILARRNEAPFSGLGALIHRTGIGYADAEILIQSGACDSFGRTRPALLWELKLLTGENPRMTSVRNSLDTKDRYVSSFQYRAGRDNPPANITATVREHHAESGLLFADAGVHVLVPKQPDYSRKRRMDWEWTTLGMLASTHPLEYYLPLLTERTLILCADMPHYAGTCVTLIGWLVAERRAPVKERGAMKFLTLEDPSGIFEAVLWPETYQLFGHLLASHGPYLITGEVQEQDHYYTVIVDGVEEAGG; encoded by the coding sequence ATGGAAGGCACCGCAGGGGTCCGCCAGTTGGTGGCCCGCGCGGTCGAATACGGTCTGCGTGCGCTGGCCCTGACGGATACCGCCGGGTTGTACGGGGCCGTCCCGTTTTACCGGGCGGCGGCCGAGGCAGGTATAAAGCCGCTGCTGGGGGCGGCGCTGGGCGACGCGGTAGTAATCGCCCGGAACCGGGGCGGCTATGCCCAACTCTGCCGGATCGTCACGGCGTATCACCTGACACCCGACTTCGATCTCGCGGACCAGATCTTCGACGACAGCGTGCTTGTGTTGACGGCGGACCTCGGGCTGGCAAAGGAGTTGACCAAGCATGGGGTGCGCCCCCTTGTCGCCGTGACGCACTACGGCGATGCGCGTTCCCGGTATCGGGCGGAGCGGGTCCGTGCGTTTGCCCACGAAAACGCGTTGCGCCCCGTGGCGGTCAATCCGGTCTACTTCCTCGAACGCAGTCATATCTCAACGCACCGCGTACTCGCGGCGATCCGGTTGAACGCCACCGTCGACACTTTGCGTCCCGGCGACACGGCTCCGGAAGGGGCATGGTTCCGGTCGCCCGCGGAGATGGAACACCTCTACGGCGAGTGGCCGGAGACGCTCGACAACATCGAATGGGTCGTGGAGCAGTGTAACCTCGAACTCGAATTTGGCACGCCGCGTTTTCCCGAGATGGAGTTGCCGGACAACGAAACCCCGTTCTCGTATTTGTGGAAGCTCGCGTTCGACGGGTTGAAGTCGCGGTACCAGCCGTTGAATCCCGAATTGACCCAGCGGCTGCATTACGAACTCGACGTGATTCACCGGCTGGGATTCGCACCGTATTTTCTAATCGTCGCGGACATCGTCCGCCACGCGCGCGAACACGGTATCCCCATCGTCGGACGCGGTTCGGCGGCAAACAGCCTGGTCGCATACGCGCTGGGCATCACCCGGGCCGATCCCTTCAAATACGACCTGTACTTCGAACGCTTCTTAAACCTGTCGCGCACGGATTGTCCCGACATCGATCTGGATATTTGTTGGCGGCGCCGCGACGACGTGATCGATTACGTGTACAAGCGCTACGGGGCGGATCGCGTCGCGATGATTGCCACATTCAACACGTTTCAGGCGCGGTCGGCGGTGCGCGAAATCGCAAAAGCTTTCGGCATGCCCGAAGAACAGGCCAACGCCGTGACGCGGCAACTGCCGCATTATCATGCGGGGGACATCCGGGCGGTCGTAAAGCACTTGCCCGAAAGCCGCGGCCTGCGCATCGACGAGGAACCGCTCAAATCGATTATCGCGATGAGCGAGTTTATCGACGGATTCCCTCGCCACTTGTCGATTCATTCCGGCGGACTCGTGATCGCGCCGCATACGATCACCGATTTCGTGCCGCTGCAGCGCGCGGCCAAGGGCATCCTCATCACGCAGTACGACATGGGTCCCATCGAAGAACTTGGCCTCGTGAAGATGGACCTGCTCGGCCACCGCTCCCTCACCGTAATCGACGAGACCGTTCAGAAGGTGTGGGACAACCGGCGCATTCGCGTAAACGTCGAGCGCCTTCCCGATCCCGATCCGCTTACAGCCAATCTCATTCGCGCGGGCCGCTCCATCGGCTGCTTCCAGATCGAGTCGCCGGCGATGCGCGCCTTGCTGCGCCACACACTTGCCAACAACACCGACATGCTGATCAAGACGCTGTCGCTGGTGCGTCCGGGGCCTTCCGGGAGCGGCATGAAAAAGCGGTTCATCGACCGGCATCTTGGCAAAGAGCCGACGGTTTACCTGCATCCTTCCTTGGAGCAAGTGCTGGGCGACACCTACGGGGTGATGCTGTATCAGGAGGATATCCTCAAGGTCGCGAGCGTCATCGCGGGAATGGACCTCGCCGAGGCCGACGCGTTGCGCCGCGCCATGACCAAAAAGCGCCATCCCGTCGCGATGGCCAAGAACATGAAACTGTTCATCGAGAAGGCAACGGCCAACGGCGTATCGCGCGAGGTGGCCGAAGAGATTTGGGGGCTCATTGCCAACTTCGCGAAATACTCCTACTGCAAGGCCCACGCCTGCACCTACGGCGAGATTGCGTATCAATGCACCTACCTCAAAGCGCATTACCCCGCCGAGTTTCTCGCCAGCGTGTTGAGCAATCGCGGCGGTTATTACCATCCCGCCGTATATCTCGAAGAGGCCAAGCGGCTCGGGGTTCCGATACTCCCGCCCGACGTCAACCGAAGCCGTTTCGGCTACACCGTCGAAGGTGAAGCCATTCGCGTGGGCTTCGTCGAAGTGCGCAACCTTTCCTACGCCGCCGTTGAGGCGATTCTTGCGCGGCGCAATGAAGCGCCCTTCTCCGGGCTGGGCGCTCTCATTCACCGCACCGGTATCGGCTATGCCGACGCCGAAATCCTGATTCAATCCGGTGCGTGCGATTCCTTCGGGCGGACACGTCCCGCGCTGCTGTGGGAGTTGAAACTGCTAACCGGTGAGAACCCGCGCATGACGAGTGTGCGAAATTCCTTGGACACGAAAGACCGCTACGTCTCCTCGTTTCAATACCGCGCGGGTCGCGACAATCCACCCGCGAACATCACTGCAACCGTGCGCGAACATCACGCCGAGTCCGGCCTGTTGTTTGCCGACGCGGGGGTGCATGTGCTCGTACCGAAACAGCCGGACTATTCGCGCAAGCGCCGCATGGATTGGGAATGGACCACGCTGGGTATGCTCGCTTCGACGCATCCGCTCGAGTACTACCTGCCCTTGCTCACGGAACGGACGTTGATTCTCTGCGCGGATATGCCCCACTACGCAGGCACGTGCGTCACTCTGATCGGTTGGCTGGTCGCCGAACGCCGCGCCCCCGTGAAAGAACGCGGGGCCATGAAGTTTCTGACGCTGGAAGATCCATCCGGTATCTTCGAAGCCGTCTTATGGCCGGAAACCTACCAGCTATTTGGACATCTTCTGGCTAGCCATGGACCGTACCTGATTACCGGCGAGGTTCAGGAGCAGGACCATTACTACACCGTGATCGTCGATGGCGTCGAAGAGGCCGGCGGCTGA
- a CDS encoding NCS2 family permease: MSYIIFVQPTVLSAAGMPFGSVLMATCLSSAFACFLMGLYARYPFALAPGMGENFFFAFTVCSTFPGAMGFSWQAGLTIVLISGLLFMAISIFGIREKVLVVMPDCLKDTIGPAIGFFITFVGLQWAGIVKLSPTTMVTLGDLTAGPPLIALAGLFLIAALMAKGVRGAILIGIVTTCALGLLTGVMPKPEGTFSPSFETFFNLGFRELIEQWDKALIAILLFFFMVLFDTVGTLVGVGRQAGFIGEDGNLPRAPQAFLSDAIATSVGALFGTSTVTSYIESAAGVATGARTGLAAVVTGICFIAAIAFAPIVHIVGVDIGPAYYGLKPTDLHVAMYPGVAPALIVVGLLMMAPLLRVKWDDITESLPAFVTIAIMVFGFAIHEGISAGCVSYAGIKLFTGKGKEVHPVMYVIAAALIARYAFLR, translated from the coding sequence ATGAGTTACATCATCTTCGTACAACCCACCGTCTTGAGCGCAGCAGGCATGCCGTTCGGCTCCGTGCTGATGGCGACGTGCTTATCGTCGGCATTTGCGTGTTTCCTGATGGGGCTGTACGCGCGCTATCCCTTCGCGCTCGCGCCCGGCATGGGCGAGAACTTCTTCTTCGCGTTCACGGTGTGTTCGACGTTTCCCGGCGCGATGGGTTTTTCGTGGCAGGCGGGGCTCACCATCGTGCTGATTTCCGGGTTGTTGTTCATGGCCATCTCCATCTTCGGCATTCGCGAGAAGGTGCTTGTGGTCATGCCGGATTGCCTCAAGGACACCATAGGCCCTGCAATCGGGTTCTTTATTACGTTCGTGGGTCTGCAGTGGGCGGGCATTGTGAAGCTCAGCCCCACCACGATGGTCACTCTAGGAGACCTAACCGCGGGTCCGCCGTTGATTGCGCTCGCGGGGCTCTTTCTTATCGCGGCGTTGATGGCGAAAGGCGTGCGCGGCGCGATACTCATTGGCATTGTGACGACATGCGCGCTCGGGCTATTAACCGGTGTAATGCCGAAGCCCGAAGGAACGTTTTCGCCATCGTTCGAGACGTTCTTTAATCTGGGCTTTCGCGAGCTGATCGAACAGTGGGACAAAGCGCTCATTGCGATTCTGTTGTTCTTCTTTATGGTGTTGTTCGATACCGTGGGCACGCTTGTCGGCGTGGGGCGTCAAGCCGGGTTCATCGGAGAAGACGGCAACCTGCCGCGCGCGCCACAGGCTTTTCTGTCGGACGCCATCGCCACGAGCGTGGGCGCACTATTCGGCACGTCGACGGTAACGAGTTACATCGAAAGCGCGGCGGGCGTCGCAACGGGCGCGCGCACGGGGCTGGCGGCGGTGGTGACGGGGATCTGCTTCATCGCCGCGATAGCATTTGCGCCCATCGTGCATATCGTTGGCGTCGACATCGGCCCAGCGTACTACGGCCTCAAGCCAACCGATCTGCACGTGGCGATGTATCCCGGCGTGGCTCCGGCGCTGATCGTTGTGGGGCTTCTCATGATGGCGCCGTTGCTGCGCGTCAAGTGGGACGATATCACCGAGAGTCTGCCCGCATTTGTGACGATTGCGATCATGGTGTTCGGCTTTGCGATTCACGAGGGCATTTCGGCGGGGTGCGTGTCGTATGCGGGGATCAAGCTGTTCACGGGAAAGGGCAAGGAAGTCCACCCCGTGATGTACGTCATCGCGGCGGCGTTGATCGCGCGCTACGCCTTCTTGCGCTGA
- a CDS encoding S-methyl-5'-thioadenosine phosphorylase — translation MADTKPLLGVIGGSGVYDIAELENRRWVKVESPFGAPSDELLFGEFEGSLLVFLPRHGRGHRIPPSEINFRANIDAMKRVGVDQILSISAVGSLRENLHPGDFVIVDQFIDRTFARVKSFFGTGMVAHVSMAHPVCTHLGDCIEKAASGLDVKTERGGTYIVMEGPQFSSQAESFLYRQWGCDVIGMTNMPEAKLAREAEMCYATVAMVTDYDCWHPDHDHVTVDQIIGVLRANADNARDLVKRLVPILKSGGACAHGCRTALEYALITSPEARDPEAVAKLDAVAARILRK, via the coding sequence GTGGCCGATACGAAACCGCTGTTGGGTGTGATTGGAGGGAGCGGCGTCTACGACATCGCCGAGCTGGAGAATCGCCGCTGGGTGAAAGTCGAGTCGCCGTTCGGCGCGCCGTCGGACGAGTTGCTGTTTGGCGAGTTCGAGGGCAGCCTCCTCGTGTTCTTGCCGCGCCACGGCCGGGGCCATCGCATCCCGCCGTCGGAGATCAATTTCCGCGCGAACATCGACGCGATGAAGCGAGTGGGCGTCGATCAAATCCTCTCTATCAGCGCCGTGGGCTCCCTGCGCGAGAATCTGCATCCCGGTGATTTCGTCATCGTCGACCAGTTTATCGATCGAACGTTCGCGCGCGTGAAGTCGTTCTTCGGAACGGGCATGGTGGCGCATGTTTCCATGGCGCACCCCGTCTGCACGCACCTCGGCGACTGCATCGAGAAGGCTGCCTCGGGCCTCGACGTAAAGACCGAGCGCGGCGGCACGTACATCGTCATGGAAGGCCCGCAATTCTCGTCGCAGGCGGAATCGTTCCTCTATCGCCAATGGGGGTGCGATGTCATCGGCATGACGAACATGCCGGAAGCGAAGCTCGCGCGCGAAGCGGAGATGTGCTATGCGACCGTGGCGATGGTCACGGACTACGACTGCTGGCATCCCGATCACGATCACGTGACCGTCGACCAGATCATCGGTGTGCTGCGCGCCAACGCGGACAATGCGCGGGATCTCGTCAAACGGCTTGTGCCGATTCTCAAGAGCGGAGGAGCGTGCGCGCACGGGTGCCGCACGGCCCTCGAATATGCTTTGATTACATCGCCCGAGGCGCGCGATCCCGAAGCGGTCGCCAAGCTCGATGCCGTTGCCGCGCGAATCCTCAGGAAGTAA
- a CDS encoding DUF72 domain-containing protein codes for MSVRVGPAGWSYDDWKGVVYPPRMPRALHPLEYLSEYFDTVEVNSSFYHPPVSRNCMAWLKKVQGNPRFMFTAKLWQRFTHERGAWPGEAEVRQFCDGIAPLHEAGKLGALLVQFPWSFKRTPENRQWLARVLDTFTVYPLTLEIRHASWNRPEVFDGLAQRRVAFCNIDQPLFSDSLAPTAKVTARVGYVRLHGRNAADWFREDASRDDRYDYLYSHDELGQWLKKIERIREMANDLYVITNNHYAGQAIVNSFELLAGLGKKFTALPPTLVERYPRLNDLLA; via the coding sequence ATGAGCGTGCGTGTTGGTCCTGCCGGGTGGTCGTACGACGACTGGAAGGGAGTCGTGTATCCGCCGAGGATGCCTCGCGCATTGCATCCGCTCGAGTACCTGAGCGAGTACTTCGATACCGTGGAGGTCAATTCTTCGTTTTATCATCCGCCGGTGTCGAGGAATTGCATGGCATGGTTGAAGAAGGTGCAAGGCAACCCGCGTTTTATGTTCACGGCGAAGTTGTGGCAGCGGTTCACGCACGAGCGCGGTGCGTGGCCGGGCGAGGCGGAGGTACGGCAGTTTTGCGACGGCATCGCGCCGTTGCACGAGGCGGGTAAGCTGGGTGCGTTGCTCGTGCAGTTCCCGTGGAGTTTCAAGCGCACGCCGGAGAACCGTCAATGGCTGGCGCGGGTGTTGGACACGTTTACCGTGTATCCGCTGACCTTGGAGATCCGGCACGCGTCGTGGAACCGGCCTGAAGTATTCGACGGGCTTGCACAGCGCAGGGTCGCGTTCTGCAACATCGACCAGCCGCTATTCTCGGATTCGCTTGCGCCGACAGCGAAGGTCACGGCGCGCGTGGGATACGTTCGGTTGCATGGGCGTAACGCGGCGGATTGGTTCCGTGAAGATGCGAGCCGGGACGATCGTTACGACTACTTGTACAGTCACGACGAACTTGGTCAATGGCTGAAAAAGATCGAGCGCATTCGGGAGATGGCGAACGATCTCTATGTCATCACGAACAACCACTACGCCGGGCAAGCCATCGTGAATTCGTTCGAACTTCTTGCCGGGTTAGGAAAGAAGTTTACGGCACTGCCGCCCACGCTCGTGGAGCGGTATCCGCGTTTGAACGATTTGCTCGCGTGA